One genomic region from Skermania piniformis encodes:
- a CDS encoding alpha/beta hydrolase, translated as MTNNARSVDWVPDVLDGYLQRQIPLGTDPDGEGEIGATLVRREPATPPPSGLAVLYVHGYTDYFFQRHVGTHFAERGYAFYALDLRKCGRSRRPGQTAHYVGDLALYDTELDEALRIVRAETGARVLVLSHSTGGLVTSLWLHRRNTDPAYPGGAPAAGICGIVLNSPWFDLHGPAMYRSVGTTLIGVAGRLRGRAILPGQSNNTYGSSLHSAAHGDWDFDTEWKPLSGIPIRLGWLRAVRRGQARLHRGLNLGTPALVLRSNRSRFAVRYEPAVDLADAVLDVDQIQRWAGCLGGRTTIVPIPDARHDVFLSAPTPLATAFAELDLWLDWLERIGTAGRARVSAD; from the coding sequence GTGACGAACAACGCGCGGTCCGTCGACTGGGTGCCGGACGTGCTCGACGGCTATCTCCAGCGGCAGATCCCGCTCGGCACCGACCCGGACGGCGAAGGCGAAATCGGCGCCACCCTGGTTCGTCGCGAACCCGCAACACCCCCGCCGAGCGGCCTCGCGGTGTTGTACGTGCACGGTTACACCGACTATTTCTTTCAGCGGCACGTCGGGACCCACTTCGCCGAACGCGGCTACGCCTTCTACGCGCTCGACCTGCGCAAGTGCGGTCGGTCCCGACGACCCGGACAGACCGCGCACTACGTCGGCGACCTGGCGCTCTACGACACCGAACTCGACGAGGCCCTGCGGATCGTCCGGGCCGAGACCGGTGCCCGCGTGCTGGTGCTATCGCACTCGACCGGCGGCCTGGTGACGTCGCTGTGGTTGCACCGACGCAACACCGATCCGGCGTACCCCGGGGGCGCCCCGGCCGCGGGCATCTGCGGGATCGTCCTGAACAGCCCCTGGTTCGACCTGCACGGCCCGGCGATGTACCGCAGCGTGGGCACCACACTCATCGGTGTCGCCGGGCGGCTCCGCGGCCGCGCCATCCTGCCCGGACAGTCGAACAACACCTACGGCTCGTCGTTGCATTCGGCAGCACACGGTGACTGGGATTTCGACACCGAGTGGAAGCCGCTGTCCGGTATACCGATCCGGCTCGGCTGGCTGCGCGCGGTACGTCGCGGACAGGCCCGGCTGCATCGCGGCCTGAACCTCGGAACCCCGGCACTCGTGCTGCGCTCCAACCGATCCCGCTTCGCCGTACGTTACGAACCGGCGGTGGATCTGGCCGATGCGGTGCTCGACGTCGACCAGATCCAACGCTGGGCCGGCTGCCTCGGCGGACGAACCACGATCGTCCCGATCCCGGATGCCCGGCACGACGTCTTCCTGTCCGCGCCGACCCCGTTGGCCACCGCGTTCGCCGAACTCGACCTGTGGCTGGACTGGCTCGAACGCATCGGCACGGCTGGTCGGGCGCGCGTCTCGGCGGACTGA